A window of Natrinema salifodinae contains these coding sequences:
- a CDS encoding adenosylhomocysteinase, which produces MSAYPPISEQLDDVDAAREKGRRKMDWAAQHMPILEHVREEFVANQPFEGERIGMAMHVEAKTAMLVETLAEGGAEVAVTGCNPLSTHDDVSAALDTHENITSYAKRGVDDEEYYAAIEAVIDHEPTITVDDGMDLVAAIHEDYPELIDGIVGGCEETTTGVHRLRAMDADGALDYPVFAVNDTPMKRLFDNVHGTGESSLASIAMTTNLSWAGKNVVVAGYGYCGKGVAKKAAGQNANVIVTEVEPRRALEAHMEGYEVMPMDEAAEVGDVFLTTTGNRDVIVEDHFEAMQDGVLLANAGHFDIEIDLDALDDLAGDTYEARDGVEAYEMDDGRRLNVIAEGRLVNLAAPVSLGHPVEVMDQSFGVQAVCVREMLENGEEYGPGVHDVPDELDREIAEIKLEAEGVEHDSLTETQREYMDSWSHGT; this is translated from the coding sequence ATGAGTGCGTATCCCCCGATCAGCGAGCAGCTAGACGACGTCGACGCCGCTCGCGAGAAGGGCCGCCGGAAGATGGACTGGGCCGCCCAGCACATGCCGATCCTCGAACACGTCCGCGAGGAGTTCGTCGCTAACCAGCCCTTCGAGGGCGAGCGCATCGGCATGGCGATGCACGTCGAGGCCAAGACGGCGATGCTCGTCGAGACGCTCGCGGAGGGCGGCGCCGAAGTCGCGGTCACGGGGTGCAACCCGCTGTCGACCCACGACGACGTCTCGGCCGCCCTGGACACCCACGAGAACATCACCAGCTACGCTAAGCGCGGCGTCGACGACGAGGAGTACTACGCCGCCATCGAGGCCGTCATCGACCACGAGCCGACGATCACCGTCGACGACGGGATGGACCTCGTCGCGGCGATCCACGAGGACTACCCCGAACTGATCGACGGCATCGTCGGCGGCTGCGAGGAGACGACCACCGGGGTCCACCGCCTGCGCGCGATGGACGCGGACGGGGCGCTCGACTACCCCGTCTTCGCGGTCAACGACACGCCGATGAAGCGGCTGTTCGACAACGTCCACGGCACCGGCGAGTCCTCGCTGGCCTCGATCGCCATGACCACGAACCTCTCGTGGGCCGGCAAGAACGTCGTCGTCGCCGGCTACGGCTACTGTGGCAAGGGCGTCGCGAAGAAGGCTGCCGGCCAGAACGCCAACGTCATCGTCACCGAGGTCGAGCCCCGCCGCGCGCTCGAGGCCCACATGGAGGGCTACGAGGTCATGCCGATGGACGAGGCCGCCGAGGTCGGCGACGTTTTCCTGACGACGACCGGTAACCGCGACGTCATCGTCGAAGACCACTTCGAAGCGATGCAGGACGGCGTCCTACTCGCGAACGCGGGCCACTTCGACATCGAGATCGACCTCGACGCGCTCGACGACCTCGCGGGCGACACCTACGAGGCTCGGGACGGCGTCGAGGCCTACGAAATGGACGACGGCCGCCGGCTGAACGTCATCGCCGAGGGTCGCCTGGTCAACCTCGCGGCGCCGGTCTCGCTGGGCCACCCCGTCGAAGTGATGGACCAGAGCTTCGGCGTCCAGGCCGTTTGCGTACGCGAGATGCTCGAGAACGGCGAGGAGTACGGGCCCGGTGTCCACGACGTACCGGACGAACTCGACCGCGAGATCGCCGAGATCAAGCTCGAGGCCGAGGGCGTCGAGCACGATTCGCTGACCGAGACCCAGCGCGAGTACATGGACAGCTGGAGTCACGGGACGTAA
- a CDS encoding HalOD1 output domain-containing protein, with the protein MTGTTLDYRTDAISLRVIDALADATDTAAHELEPLYRVVDPEALDRLFRDGVPAGVRVEFEYGDSVVEVQSDGTVAVDGTVRDSG; encoded by the coding sequence ATGACTGGAACCACACTGGACTACCGCACCGATGCGATCAGTCTGCGAGTGATCGACGCCCTCGCGGACGCGACCGACACCGCCGCCCACGAACTCGAGCCGCTGTACCGCGTCGTCGATCCGGAAGCGCTCGATCGGCTCTTCCGGGACGGCGTCCCCGCGGGCGTTCGCGTCGAGTTCGAGTACGGCGACTCGGTGGTCGAGGTGCAAAGCGACGGCACCGTCGCGGTCGACGGAACGGTCCGTGACAGTGGCTAA
- a CDS encoding DUF7472 family protein — protein sequence MLERDQLIEITVSISAVVLMLAAMVAIGSQYGAANSTLSPEGGQMLVFAIVGFILLLTGIGFGLAYVLNDPEDGLETNDDDSDAGSAV from the coding sequence ATGCTCGAGCGCGACCAGCTCATCGAAATCACCGTGTCCATCTCCGCCGTCGTCCTGATGCTGGCGGCCATGGTCGCCATCGGTTCCCAGTACGGAGCGGCCAACAGCACCCTCTCGCCCGAGGGCGGCCAGATGCTCGTCTTCGCCATCGTCGGCTTCATCCTCCTGCTGACCGGAATCGGGTTCGGCCTGGCCTACGTGCTGAACGACCCCGAAGACGGCCTGGAGACGAACGACGACGATTCGGACGCCGGCAGCGCGGTCTGA
- a CDS encoding SWIM zinc finger family protein: protein MKTTASPKAPLPVPSPEHLTKRSRRARTEPMSVLPLGDGLYEVESASDHTYLVDLEAGRCTCPDHVFRGARCKHIRRVAIEITEGRSPPPGEVAVDCHDCGETIFVDEDEPAPFYCEDHAIFPGDTVVDRETGDRLTVVDVSDLRADAVEIGAADTTVAEYETNADYDPDVPVVGAVYPHATVARRGVVPSSLKVYVFPRTRFEKAQ from the coding sequence ATGAAAACAACAGCGTCACCGAAAGCACCGCTTCCAGTACCGTCACCCGAGCACCTCACGAAGCGATCGCGCCGGGCCCGCACCGAACCGATGTCGGTGCTGCCCCTCGGCGACGGCCTCTACGAGGTCGAATCCGCCAGCGATCACACCTACCTGGTCGACCTCGAGGCCGGTCGCTGTACCTGCCCGGACCACGTCTTCCGCGGCGCCCGCTGCAAGCACATCCGCCGGGTCGCGATCGAAATCACCGAGGGCCGATCACCGCCGCCTGGCGAGGTTGCGGTCGACTGTCACGACTGCGGCGAGACGATCTTCGTCGACGAGGACGAACCCGCGCCGTTCTACTGCGAGGACCACGCGATCTTCCCGGGCGACACCGTCGTCGATCGCGAGACGGGCGACCGACTCACCGTGGTCGACGTCTCGGACCTGCGGGCCGACGCCGTCGAGATCGGCGCGGCCGATACGACGGTCGCCGAGTACGAGACGAACGCGGACTACGATCCGGACGTGCCCGTGGTCGGGGCGGTCTACCCCCACGCCACGGTCGCGCGCCGCGGCGTCGTCCCGTCCTCGCTGAAGGTCTACGTCTTCCCGCGGACGCGCTTCGAGAAAGCGCAGTAA
- the hjc gene encoding Holliday junction resolvase Hjc — translation MSQAKGDRRERELVNALDEAGFAVMRAPASGSATERELPDVLAGDGEQFYAIEAKSSSGDPIYLTGEEVEALTYFAQNFGAKPRIGVRFDREDWYFFHPGDLYVTDGGNYRVKKETALAEGTDFPEFTGQSEKITLEEVGEPDDGPDEEIVRVLNAVEQGVMNIDEAAELLD, via the coding sequence ATGTCTCAGGCGAAGGGCGACCGCCGCGAGCGGGAACTCGTCAACGCGCTCGACGAGGCCGGCTTCGCGGTGATGCGCGCGCCCGCGAGCGGCTCCGCGACCGAACGGGAACTCCCCGACGTGCTCGCCGGCGACGGCGAGCAGTTCTACGCGATCGAAGCGAAGTCGAGCTCGGGCGATCCGATCTACCTCACCGGCGAGGAGGTCGAGGCGCTGACCTACTTCGCGCAGAACTTCGGCGCGAAACCCCGGATCGGCGTCCGCTTCGACCGCGAGGACTGGTACTTCTTCCACCCCGGCGATCTCTACGTCACCGACGGCGGCAACTACCGCGTCAAGAAGGAGACGGCCCTGGCCGAGGGCACCGATTTCCCCGAGTTCACCGGTCAGTCCGAGAAGATCACGCTCGAGGAGGTCGGCGAACCCGACGACGGTCCGGACGAGGAAATCGTCCGCGTGCTGAACGCGGTCGAGCAGGGCGTGATGAACATCGACGAGGCCGCAGAACTGCTCGACTAA
- the priL gene encoding DNA primase regulatory subunit PriL translates to MQRLHARYPFLEAARESVATEAVDLATVVEQDRAVIDRARQRVITALEDGSTGSPHRDPRIELLSYPVARVLVSMVAEHVLVRKYARAEAATAYERFTADMADTTELKSVESTDLALDELLAEFDLRDDVRERPDGDGYRIDVGAYLPLAEDLWDDEWRLVNRPLAAGEVPVDEDELLSLLREAIRTRIEDGLPFEVPDAIATTLEDDAAEIREVLADLELTREIDTVVPELFPPCMKALLDQIQKGEHLPHHSRFAVTAFLTSIGMTTDEIVDLYRVNSTFGEEMTRYQTDHIRGESSPTEYSPPSCATMQSYGDCVNKDDLCERIPHPMAYYEERIDDADDEDLEDWRENEATEAESASD, encoded by the coding sequence ATGCAGCGACTCCACGCCCGGTACCCGTTTCTCGAGGCCGCGCGCGAGTCCGTGGCGACGGAGGCGGTCGACCTAGCGACCGTCGTCGAGCAGGACCGGGCGGTCATCGATCGCGCCCGTCAACGCGTTATTACCGCCCTCGAAGACGGATCGACTGGGTCCCCACACCGTGATCCCCGAATCGAGTTGCTCTCGTATCCGGTCGCCCGCGTGCTCGTCTCGATGGTCGCGGAACACGTCCTCGTGCGCAAGTACGCCCGCGCCGAGGCCGCGACGGCCTACGAACGGTTCACCGCCGACATGGCCGACACCACCGAGCTGAAGAGCGTCGAGTCGACCGACCTGGCCCTCGACGAGTTGCTCGCCGAGTTCGACCTGCGAGACGACGTCCGCGAGCGGCCCGACGGCGACGGCTATCGGATCGACGTCGGCGCTTACCTCCCGCTGGCCGAGGACCTGTGGGACGACGAGTGGCGCCTGGTTAATCGGCCGTTGGCCGCGGGCGAAGTGCCGGTGGACGAGGACGAACTTCTGTCCCTACTTCGGGAAGCGATTCGGACCCGCATCGAGGACGGCCTTCCCTTCGAGGTGCCCGACGCCATCGCGACGACGCTCGAGGACGACGCCGCCGAGATCCGAGAGGTGCTGGCGGACCTCGAGCTAACCCGCGAGATCGACACCGTCGTTCCGGAACTGTTCCCGCCGTGTATGAAGGCCCTGCTCGATCAGATCCAGAAGGGCGAGCACCTGCCCCACCACTCCCGGTTTGCCGTCACTGCCTTCCTGACGAGCATCGGGATGACCACCGACGAGATCGTCGATCTCTACCGCGTCAACTCGACGTTCGGCGAGGAGATGACCCGCTACCAGACCGACCACATCCGCGGGGAGAGTTCGCCAACGGAGTACTCGCCGCCCTCCTGTGCGACGATGCAGTCCTACGGCGACTGCGTGAACAAGGACGACCTCTGCGAGCGCATTCCCCACCCGATGGCCTACTACGAGGAGCGGATCGACGACGCCGACGACGAGGACTTAGAGGACTGGCGCGAGAACGAGGCGACCGAGGCCGAATCGGCGAGCGACTGA
- a CDS encoding CPBP family intramembrane glutamic endopeptidase — MATATRRRTDGPLRSTLVAAALAILGLGAQQVTTLPAFLLDPRLIDAPTEASIASRALLLILGFVGLALVGGLYLAVSGRGWSYVDLRFPTRREWGYVLAGIVGSIAFYVLISLLVQALSLPTAENQVSMYIGDDQTMVLVMIAIVFLFNAPTEEFLYRNIVQKRLYDAFSRLQAVAIASVIFGLIHLPVYATLSESLLATTVPVAVVVGGAAIFGFLYAKTENLLVPIAAHAVFNGVQFGLLYIALEYDLETAEPSTSLLVDLLTAVPL; from the coding sequence ATGGCAACTGCCACACGCCGCCGGACCGACGGTCCGCTCCGCTCGACGCTCGTCGCCGCCGCCCTGGCGATCCTCGGACTCGGCGCACAGCAGGTGACGACGCTGCCCGCGTTCCTGCTGGACCCGCGCCTGATCGACGCGCCGACGGAGGCGTCGATCGCCAGTCGGGCGCTCCTCTTGATCCTGGGATTCGTCGGCTTAGCTCTCGTCGGCGGGCTCTACCTGGCCGTCAGCGGTCGGGGTTGGTCGTACGTCGACCTCCGGTTCCCGACTCGACGGGAGTGGGGATACGTCCTCGCCGGCATCGTCGGCAGCATCGCGTTCTACGTGCTCATCAGTTTGCTCGTCCAGGCGCTCTCGCTGCCGACCGCGGAGAACCAGGTCTCGATGTACATCGGCGACGATCAGACGATGGTTCTGGTCATGATCGCCATCGTCTTCCTGTTCAACGCGCCGACCGAGGAGTTCCTCTACCGGAATATCGTCCAGAAGCGGCTCTACGACGCGTTTTCCCGATTGCAGGCGGTCGCGATCGCGAGCGTCATCTTCGGCCTGATCCACTTGCCGGTCTACGCGACCCTCTCGGAATCGCTGCTCGCGACGACGGTCCCGGTCGCGGTCGTCGTCGGCGGCGCGGCCATCTTCGGGTTCCTCTACGCGAAGACGGAGAACCTGCTGGTCCCCATCGCGGCCCACGCCGTCTTCAACGGCGTCCAGTTCGGACTGCTCTACATCGCGCTCGAGTACGACCTCGAAACGGCCGAGCCGTCGACGTCGCTGCTGGTCGACCTCCTGACGGCGGTCCCGCTGTAG
- a CDS encoding PAS domain S-box protein produces MIIPATPDGTASAPARRTWWSVAVPFGSLGSVLVLAVAVSVAITVADPALKPAAFAAVELGSLSGLGSVEPGLGPGVCLILVGLAANRDPGWSDDIERLAQKLRAFAVDVDVDGEGEFASRRAGGENGADSAPGTAGGLEDRDLSRDGAAVDFALDRDDELGRLSDAIDDLATAVCERERRRAESDRYRRELSRITSDPNCTDEAKLRRLLDLGCERLDIETGIVSRIDADADRYAIETAVGRAADWEGRTMDLSAMYCRETIASGDVLGIHDAAEPSRDDRPAVDDLEIECYVGGTILLEDGPYGTVCFLNREPRSRPFTPAETSFVDLLARWVSGTVERRRYVQTIQERERRLERAQAFTDEMLDAVDDVAYLLDEDGDVQRWNESLVAVTGYADAEIESMTAPDFFDEADRPAIRDSIAAAFETGETRVEAEMRTKSGDSIPYEFIASVVEDPDGTPVEVGIGRDISDRTETERQLREREARLERTTYLLEQSQRLANVGAWELDVTEDPFVLQWTAEVRRILGLSPDDPIDLERALEYYHPEDRPRIREAVDRAISDGEPYDLELRTITEDGELRWVRTMGEPVRGDDGEIAALRGSVQDVTERTERERELERAETIIQALDELVYTIDAEGRFSFVNDALTPITGYEPEELIGEHVSTVMAEADLETARERIRELLHADELSRTFEMDLATKAGDVIVAENHMALLPMPDGEFAGTAGVIRDITERKDRERELERTTELLEQAERIAGIGGWELDVSVDPPDVTLTDGLRRLYDLPLDVDIDSDLASSFPHPDDAAEVHAAVDRALADGEGYELEHRMVTTEGAERWVRSIGEPIRADGDADAEIGRGNGDGDLRTEPDTGEIVGIRGTIQDITEHKERELALESLHGAARDLLGTDTERETAELVVETADEILAAAGVAVYGLDAEVNRLEPVAYTDGFATLCDGAPSVAVGDAESVLWNAYVTGAGTVVDDPSSFDRSRAFGPDVESGVVVPIGDHGIFAVASGIGAIDAEARRLIETLVATTEAAFDRLESEASLREREAELEERNRRLNRQISITELLRRIDRSLIGADSRAEIERTVPERLVEAETVAFAWLGTVDASGTRLEPRAWAGTGAEYLDDVPLEYDASAEPSVRTARIESPTVVSNVVEGLQSDAWRRQALDRGFQSVISVPLTYEEYSYGVLTVYADEPDAFGDLERTVVTELGERIANAINAAKTREALHAETLLELTLRIEDSTDLLSRIAAETGARVEYEGLGTHSADETLLFFETSGAPPADVRAALDDLVSVRDYRLVSEAEGICRFKATVAGEVVASRLVRHGGSPRSMRADGDGLELTVDVPTGTDVREFVEMLAEQYASVELRARRHVEHSVATRSELVTSLFDALTDRQLEVLRTAYFAGFFAWPRESTGEEIAAMLGVTQPTINRHLRISQQRLLAQLFEDEVPALAE; encoded by the coding sequence ATGATCATCCCCGCCACTCCCGACGGAACCGCGAGCGCGCCCGCCAGGCGCACCTGGTGGTCGGTCGCGGTACCGTTCGGATCCCTCGGCTCGGTCCTCGTGCTCGCCGTCGCCGTCAGCGTCGCCATCACCGTCGCCGATCCGGCGCTGAAACCGGCCGCGTTCGCCGCCGTCGAGCTCGGTTCGCTATCCGGTCTCGGATCGGTCGAGCCGGGACTGGGGCCAGGGGTGTGCCTGATTCTAGTCGGCCTGGCCGCGAATCGCGACCCTGGTTGGTCGGACGACATCGAGCGACTCGCCCAAAAGCTCCGGGCGTTCGCGGTCGACGTCGACGTGGACGGGGAGGGCGAGTTCGCCTCGCGCAGAGCCGGCGGCGAGAACGGAGCGGACTCGGCCCCCGGGACCGCAGGCGGGCTCGAAGATCGGGACCTCTCGCGGGATGGGGCCGCCGTCGACTTCGCGCTCGATCGGGACGACGAGCTCGGGCGGCTGTCCGACGCGATCGACGACCTGGCGACGGCGGTGTGCGAGCGCGAACGGCGCCGCGCCGAGAGCGATCGGTACCGGCGGGAGCTGTCCCGGATCACGTCGGATCCGAACTGCACGGACGAGGCGAAGCTCCGGCGGCTGCTCGACCTGGGCTGCGAGCGGCTGGACATCGAGACGGGGATCGTCTCCCGAATCGACGCGGACGCGGACCGGTACGCGATCGAGACGGCCGTCGGCCGCGCGGCGGACTGGGAAGGACGGACGATGGACCTCTCCGCGATGTACTGCCGCGAGACGATCGCGTCGGGCGACGTTCTGGGTATTCACGACGCCGCGGAACCGAGCCGGGACGACCGTCCCGCCGTCGACGACCTCGAGATCGAGTGCTACGTCGGCGGGACGATTCTGCTCGAGGACGGCCCGTACGGAACGGTCTGTTTCCTAAACCGCGAGCCCCGATCGCGGCCGTTCACGCCGGCGGAAACGTCGTTCGTGGACCTGTTGGCCCGCTGGGTGAGCGGGACCGTCGAACGCCGCCGGTATGTCCAGACGATTCAGGAGCGGGAGCGGCGGCTCGAGCGCGCGCAGGCGTTCACCGACGAGATGTTAGACGCCGTCGACGACGTCGCCTACCTCCTCGACGAGGACGGCGACGTCCAGCGGTGGAACGAGAGCCTGGTCGCGGTGACCGGCTACGCCGACGCCGAGATCGAGTCGATGACCGCGCCGGACTTCTTCGACGAGGCCGACCGGCCGGCGATCCGCGACTCGATCGCGGCGGCCTTCGAGACGGGCGAGACGCGGGTCGAGGCCGAGATGCGGACGAAATCGGGCGACTCGATTCCCTACGAATTCATCGCGTCGGTGGTCGAGGATCCGGACGGAACCCCCGTCGAGGTCGGCATCGGCCGGGACATCTCCGATCGCACGGAGACGGAACGCCAACTCCGCGAGCGGGAGGCTCGCCTGGAGCGGACGACGTACCTGCTCGAGCAGTCCCAGCGCCTGGCGAACGTCGGCGCCTGGGAACTCGACGTGACCGAGGATCCCTTCGTCCTCCAGTGGACCGCCGAAGTCCGCCGGATACTCGGCCTCTCGCCCGACGACCCGATCGATCTCGAGCGGGCGCTCGAGTACTACCACCCCGAGGATCGACCGCGGATCCGCGAGGCGGTCGACCGCGCGATTTCGGACGGCGAGCCGTACGATCTGGAGCTCCGCACGATCACGGAGGACGGCGAGTTGCGGTGGGTGCGGACGATGGGGGAGCCGGTCCGCGGCGACGACGGGGAGATCGCCGCGCTCCGAGGCTCGGTTCAGGACGTCACCGAGCGCACGGAGCGCGAGCGCGAACTCGAGCGCGCCGAGACGATCATCCAGGCGCTGGACGAGCTAGTGTACACGATCGACGCGGAAGGGCGGTTCTCCTTCGTCAACGACGCGCTCACGCCGATTACGGGGTACGAGCCCGAGGAACTGATCGGGGAGCACGTGTCGACGGTGATGGCCGAAGCGGACCTCGAGACCGCACGGGAGCGGATCCGCGAGCTGCTCCACGCCGACGAACTCTCCAGGACGTTCGAGATGGATCTCGCCACGAAGGCCGGCGACGTGATCGTCGCGGAGAATCACATGGCGCTGTTACCGATGCCCGACGGCGAGTTCGCGGGGACGGCGGGGGTTATCCGCGACATCACCGAGCGCAAGGACCGGGAACGCGAACTTGAGCGGACGACGGAGTTGCTCGAACAGGCGGAACGGATCGCGGGCATCGGCGGCTGGGAACTCGACGTCAGCGTCGATCCCCCCGACGTCACGCTGACCGACGGGCTGCGGCGGCTCTACGACCTCCCGCTGGACGTCGACATCGATTCGGACCTCGCGTCGTCGTTCCCGCACCCGGACGATGCGGCCGAGGTCCACGCCGCCGTCGATCGGGCGCTCGCGGACGGCGAGGGCTACGAGCTCGAACACCGGATGGTAACGACCGAAGGGGCCGAGCGCTGGGTCCGTTCGATCGGCGAACCGATTCGCGCGGACGGCGACGCGGACGCTGAGATCGGGCGCGGAAACGGGGACGGCGACTTGCGGACCGAACCCGACACGGGCGAGATCGTCGGGATCCGCGGGACGATCCAGGACATTACCGAGCACAAGGAACGCGAACTGGCGCTGGAATCGCTCCACGGGGCCGCCCGCGACCTGCTCGGAACCGACACCGAGCGGGAGACCGCGGAACTCGTCGTCGAGACGGCCGACGAGATCCTCGCGGCCGCGGGCGTGGCCGTCTACGGGCTCGACGCCGAGGTCAACCGACTCGAGCCCGTCGCGTACACCGACGGGTTCGCCACGCTCTGTGACGGCGCGCCGTCGGTCGCGGTCGGCGACGCCGAGTCCGTCCTCTGGAACGCCTACGTGACGGGTGCGGGAACGGTCGTCGACGACCCGTCGTCGTTCGACCGCTCGCGGGCCTTCGGCCCCGACGTCGAGAGCGGGGTCGTCGTCCCGATCGGCGATCACGGCATCTTCGCGGTCGCGTCGGGGATCGGAGCGATCGACGCCGAAGCCCGCCGGCTGATCGAGACGCTCGTCGCCACGACCGAGGCCGCCTTCGACCGCCTCGAGAGCGAGGCCAGCCTCCGCGAGCGAGAGGCGGAACTCGAGGAACGCAACCGCCGGCTCAACCGTCAGATCTCGATCACCGAACTCCTCCGGCGGATCGACCGGTCGCTCATCGGCGCCGACAGCCGCGCAGAGATCGAGCGGACCGTTCCCGAACGCCTGGTCGAAGCGGAGACCGTCGCGTTCGCCTGGCTCGGCACCGTCGACGCCAGCGGCACGCGGCTCGAACCCCGGGCGTGGGCCGGCACGGGTGCGGAGTACTTAGACGACGTTCCCCTCGAATACGACGCGTCGGCCGAGCCGTCGGTCCGGACCGCCCGGATCGAATCCCCGACGGTCGTCTCGAACGTCGTTGAAGGCCTCCAGAGCGATGCCTGGCGACGCCAGGCCCTCGATCGGGGATTCCAGTCGGTCATCAGCGTTCCGTTGACCTACGAGGAGTACTCCTACGGCGTGCTCACGGTGTACGCCGACGAGCCGGACGCGTTCGGCGACCTCGAGCGGACGGTAGTGACGGAACTCGGGGAGAGAATCGCGAACGCGATCAACGCGGCGAAGACCCGGGAGGCGCTGCACGCCGAGACGCTGCTTGAACTCACGCTCCGAATCGAGGATTCGACGGACCTCCTCTCGCGGATCGCGGCCGAGACCGGAGCGCGCGTCGAGTACGAGGGGCTGGGAACCCACTCGGCCGACGAGACGCTGCTGTTCTTCGAGACCAGCGGCGCGCCCCCGGCGGACGTGCGAGCGGCGCTGGACGACCTCGTCTCGGTCCGGGACTACCGACTCGTCAGTGAGGCGGAGGGCATTTGTCGGTTCAAGGCGACCGTCGCTGGCGAGGTCGTCGCCTCGCGCCTGGTCCGCCATGGCGGCAGCCCGCGATCGATGCGCGCCGACGGTGACGGGCTGGAGCTGACCGTCGACGTCCCGACGGGCACCGACGTCCGCGAGTTCGTCGAGATGCTCGCGGAGCAGTACGCCAGCGTCGAACTACGGGCGCGTCGCCACGTCGAGCACTCCGTGGCGACGCGCAGCGAACTCGTCACGTCGCTGTTCGACGCCCTGACCGACCGCCAACTCGAGGTGCTGCGGACGGCCTACTTCGCCGGCTTCTTCGCCTGGCCCCGCGAGAGCACCGGCGAGGAGATCGCCGCGATGCTCGGGGTGACCCAGCCGACGATCAACCGCCACCTGCGGATCAGTCAGCAGCGGCTGTTGGCTCAGTTGTTCGAGGACGAGGTGCCGGCCCTCGCCGAGTGA